From Bacteroidota bacterium:
AATTTTCACCTCAAGTCCTTATCTTTTTAATCTTAACTTTTTTATTATCAACCGTTTGTTGTCAATTTAATCCATAGCTTACGTTAATTTAATGAGTTCGTGAATCTGCGCTGCGCTGCGATTTCAGAATGTATCTTTGACGTATTGATAAATACCGTTATTTCCCTGCACAACACAGCAACTTGAGTTGTGATTTGCTTTCAGAATGTATCTTTGACGTATTGATAAATACCTGTTGAAATTTTACTGTAAACTTCATTAGCGTTGTGATTTGCTTTCAGAATGTATCTTTGACGTATTGATAAATACCTTTATGATTACTTCGATAATTTCAAAACCGTTGTGATTTGCTTTCAGAATGTATCTTTGACGTATTGATAAATACCGCAATTGCTTTGGCTTCTGCTAATGAACGGTTGTGATTTGCTTTCAGAATGTATCTTTGACGTATTGATAAATACCCGCAACTAACGTGGCAGGCACAGCGCCAGTGTTGTGATTTGCTTTCAGAATGTATCTTTGACGTATTGATAAATACCGCGTGCAATGTGATTTATCCGGTCAACCACGTTGTGATTTGCTTTCAGAATGTATCTTTGACGTATTGATAAATACCACTTGGCTGAACACTCATTGCAGCACAATAGTTGTGATTTGCTTTCAGAATGTATCTTTGACGTATTGATAAATACCTTATCCATATTGGTTGGAATAACTGTATTGGTTGTGATTTGCTTTCAGAATGTATCTTTGACGTATTGATAAATACCTTCTGCAGGTGCATCGAACGCCTTGCAATAGTTGTGATTTGCTTTCAGAATGTATCTTTGACGTATTGATAAATACCGTTTATGACAGTATTGATCCTGTAGATAATGTTGTGATTTGCTTTCAGAATGTATCTTTGACGTATTGATAAATACCCGAAGAGTTATGGGGAGAAGATGTAAAGAGTTGTGATTTGCTTTCAGAATGTATCTTTGACGTATTGATAAATACCTCGTGGGAATTTTTGTCTGTCATTAGTTCAGTTGTGATTTGCTTTCAGAATGTATCTTTGACGTATTGATAAATACCCAATTTAAAAACAAAGCCACCGCACAATTGTTGTGATTTGCTTTCAGAATGTATCTTTGACGTATTGATAAATACCAGTGATAGCCAATGTCATTATAACCCTGAGGTTGTGATTTGCTTTCAGAATGTATCTTTGACGTATTGATAAATACCTCCGGTTCCCGCAGACCAAGTGTCTTGATGGTTGTGATTTGCTTTCAGAATGTATCTTTGACGTATTGATAAATACCTTCTGCTGCCATATTGTTTGATTTTTAATTGTTGTGATTTGCTTTCAGAATGTATCTTTGACGTATTGATAAATACCAAAGTAAGATAAGGAACATAACCTTATATGTTGTGATTTGCTTTCAGAATGTATCTTTGACGTATTGATAAATACCTTTTTATCGAATTTAAGCGTATTTTTGGGTGTTGTGATTTGCTTTCAGAATGTATCTTTGACGTATTGATAAATACCTGAAGATATGTTACAAACTTTAATTGATGAGTTGTGATTTGCTTTCAGAATGTATCTTTGACGTATTGATAAATACCTTAAATAATGACTACAGCGGAATTTATTCGTTGTGATTTGCTTTCAGAATGTATCTTTGACGTATTGATAAATACCTGTTTAGATTATTCGTTTTACTCATAATAGTTGTGATTTGCTTTCAGAATGTATCTTTGACGTATTGATAAATACCTTACTCTTATAGCGGGCGCTCAGGGTTGCGGTTGTGATTTGCTTTCAGAATGTATCTTTGACGTATTGATAAATACCTTAAAAACATGGAGACTAAATTAGAAGTATGTTGTGATTTGCTTTCAGAATGTATCTTTGACGTATTGATAAATACCGAAGCATACAAAGATTTACGCAAGGCAGTAGGTTGTGATTTGCTTTCAGAATGTATCTTTGACGTATTGATAAATACCTCAGTTGCGGCGTGTATTGACTCGCCTAAGTTGTGATTTGCTTTCAGAATGTATCTTTGACGTATTGATAAATACCCCTTAATAGCCACACCTGATGTAACATCAGGTTGTGATTTGCTTTCAGAATGTATCTTTGACGTATTGATAAATACCTCCAAATAAAATATGTTCTGTTGCCCCTCGTTGTGATTTGCTTTCAGAATGTATCTTTGACGTATTGATAAATACCTTGATTAGCTTGAGCCCGCTGGATCGGGAGGTTGTGATTTGCTTTCAGAATGTATCTTTGACGTATTGATAAATACCCTTAGTAAAATTCTCAATGGCCTTATCTACGTTGTGATTTGCTTTCAGAATGTATCTTTGACGTATTGATAAATACCAGATAGGTCAATAACCTCAACAATATCAATGCTTTCGGGTAGTTTTATCAATACAAAAAATGGGTGTTTATCTTTACAAAATCCCGCTAAAGGCGGGATTTTTTGTTTCTGTACTCACCACCGGCCCTTCTCCGAAGGTGGTGGGGGAGTAGAAAGGCTAAAATAATTCCAATTGTTGGGGTATATCGGGTAATTCCTGCGGTTTTTGTCCGTAAAATATCTCCATTTGCCCGAATTGTTTGTCCGTAATTTGTAATATCCCCACTTTCCCGTGTTCCGGCAGTGATCCTATTGCCCTTTTTCTGTGTACATCCGCGTTTTCGCTGCTGGCGCTATGGCGCACATACATGCTGAACTGGAACATAGAGAATCCATCCTGGAGCAGGTTTTTCCGGAAACGTGCTGCTGCTTTCCGGTCTTTCTTGGTTTCTGTCGGAAGATCATACATTACGAGTGTCCACATAACCCGGTAGGCGTTTAGGCGTTCGGTTGAAGGGCTCATTTTTTATTGCATTAGTCAGTTCAAGCCTATTGTGTGAGTTTGTCAGTTCGAGCCCTTCCAGGATAAACTCCGTCGAGAACGTGGGGAAGCATACTTCCTTGCTTTATGTGATGTCTCGTTCTTACACTCCGCTTCTATCCTTAATTGATCCCAGTTTTCTTGCATAAGGGC
This genomic window contains:
- the cas2 gene encoding CRISPR-associated endonuclease Cas2, translated to MSPSTERLNAYRVMWTLVMYDLPTETKKDRKAAARFRKNLLQDGFSMFQFSMYVRHSASSENADVHRKRAIGSLPEHGKVGILQITDKQFGQMEIFYGQKPQELPDIPQQLELF